In one window of Helianthus annuus cultivar XRQ/B chromosome 17, HanXRQr2.0-SUNRISE, whole genome shotgun sequence DNA:
- the LOC110921569 gene encoding uncharacterized protein LOC110921569 → MLGNYTSPPDPFGVDLLSSVIQRGLCGVRERNGAVGIAPPLSKAPASGKVAAKFCTRSSLTSGRTKRILLVILKHLYKRCLPEWMKLNEGFIWFPRGEASNKIDDWAFDY, encoded by the exons atgcTTGGCAACTATACATCGCCGCCGGATCCATTTGGCGTAGATCTGTTGTCATCTGTGATACAAAGGGGATTGTGTGGTGTTAGAGAGAGAAATGGAGCGGTGGGTATTGCACCGCCATTGTCGAAGGCTCCGGCTTCAG GTAAAGTTGCTGCTAAATTTTGTACGAGATCTTCATTGACAAGTGGTCGCACGAAGCGTATTTTACTGGTGATATTGAAACATCTCTACAAAAGGTGTTTACCAG AATGGATGAAATTGAATGAGGGTTTCATTTGGTTTCCAAGAGGTGAAGCAAGTAATAAGATTGATGACTGGGCATTTGACtactaa